The sequence below is a genomic window from Deltaproteobacteria bacterium.
GGGAGAGACGCAGAAGCGGATAGAGGAGCTGTGTGAATATGGAAAAAAACCAGATTCTCGTTGTGGATGACGAAGGAAGCATGAGGCTGGCCCTTTCCGAGGCGCTGAGACGGGGGGGATACGCCGTCGATACTGCGGCGGACGGCTTTGATGCTCTTCAGAAGTTCAGGACGGACCGGTTCCATATGGTCATCACGGACGTGAAGATGCCGAAAATGAACGGTCTCGATGTTCTCAGGGAGATAAAGCGGATATCTCCGAGAACACCGGTCATCATGGTGACGGCTTACGGAACGATTCAGAACGCCGTAGATGCGATGAAGGAGGGTGCCTCGGACTACATCCTCAAACCCTTCTCCTATGAAGACCTGGAGTCGGCTGTGAAACGGGTGATGACCACTCAGGGACGGGGAGCGGAACAGGGGCGTGGCACACTCGGTTCGGTCCGGTCAAAGAGCCGGACTATTGTGACTCAGAACCGAGAGATGCAGAAGCTCCTGGAATTGGCCAGAAACATCGCTCCCAGCAACGCCACCGTTCTGATTCAAGGGGAGAGCGGGACTGGAAAGGAACTCCTGGCCAGATTCATCTTCGAAAACAGTCCCAGACGCGACAAGCCCTTTGTGGCGATAAACTGTGCGGCCGTTCCCGAGAACCTTCTTGAGAGTGAACTCTTCGGTCACGAGAAGGGCTCCTTTACCGGAGCGGTGAGCCAGAGAATCGGAAAGTTTGAGATGGCCCACCACGGGACCATCCTTCTCGATGAAATCGGGGAGATGAGCCTTCAACTCCAGGCAAAGCTCTTGAGAGTCCTTCAGGAGTTCGAGCTGGATCGCATCGGTGGAAAGGGACCTATCAGTATCGATGTCCGTGTGATCGCCACCACCAACGAGGATCTCCACCGGGCCGTAGCGGAAGGCAGGTTTAGAGAGGACCTCTTCTACCGGCTCAACGTGATCCCCTTGACTCTTCCACCTCTCAGGGAGAGGAAGGAGGACATCCCCCTGCTGGTGGATCACTTTTTGAAGAAGATAGCCGAGAGGGGCGGGCCGAGGAGAGAGGTCGTCATATCCCAGGAGGGCCGGGCTCTGCTGCTCAAATACGATTGGAAGGGCAACGTGAGGGAGTTGGAGAATTTTGTTGAACGGGCGGCTCTCGTCTGCGAAGACGGGGTTATCTACCCGAGACACTTTTTTCTCGACGGGACCGTGAAACCGCGGACAGAGTCGCGTGGGGTACCGGTGGGTTCGACACTAAAGGAGATGGAGAGACAGCTCATCCTCAAGACCCTGGAGGAGGTGGAAGGCAACCGGACTCGTGCGGCAAAAGTTCTGGGTATCAGCATCAGGACGCTGAGAAACAAGCTGAACGAATACAGGGCCGAGGCAGGTGAGAAGGGGGAAAAATTTGCCTAGCCTAAGGTGGAGAAGACCCCAGAAGGAGCCGGGTCGGAGCCTACAGGAATCTGGGGACGGGCGATCCGTTGCGGGGGAGGAAGGCCGGTAGACCACGGGCGGAATCGTCGTAGAAGAAGATTAGTCTTAAATTGCAAATGGTTACACTTATAGATGTTGTAGAGCGGCCCCTGGGGCCTACGGCGCGTGGAGCCGCCCTTGGAAGTCGTTGTCGTGAGTTGACCGCCGGCCGTCTTGGTATGTCGATTGCTATCCCGGAAGTGGGGATTTCCGGACCCGCGGAACACCGGATCCAGGAGGAGGCACGAGGTATGCATCGAGAACCGGGACGGATAGGTACACGGAGAAAGAGATGGATATTTTTGACAACACCATCTTACTTCTGAGAGAGGCTCTCAATCTGCGGTCGGCCCGCCATGAGATACTTGCCGCCAATATCGCCAACGGAGACACCCCAGGCTACAGGGCTCTGGACCTGGCCTTTGAGAAGGAACTCCGCGAGGCATGGGTCTCCTCAAAGGGGATTGCACTTGTCAAGACCAATCCGAGGCATATCTCCTCTGCCCTGTCTCCCCTGTCCGTGGCCGGTCGAATCGAAGTCGGAAGGCCGGTGTCCATGGGGATGGATCAGAACTCCGTCGATATGGACCGGGAGATGGTGAAGCTGGCCGAGAACAGCCTGATGTATGAGGCCACGGTTCAGATGTTGATAAAGAAGTTTCGATATCTCAAAGATGCCATCCGAGAGGGGAGGTAGAAGCAATGGACTTCTTTGATTCCCTGGACATCAGCGCGTCTGGTCTTGTTGCCCAGAGGGTTAGGATGAACGTGATAGCCTCGAACCTCGCCAACGTGGAGACGACCCGGACCGCTCAGGGGGGGCCGTACAGGAGGCAGGACGTGGTCTTCCGGGCTGTTCCCCTGTCCCCTTCGTTCGGTGAAGCGTTCAGGCATGCCCTGGACGGGCGGCTATCCGAGGTCGAGGTAGTCGACATTGTGACGGACCGGAGACCACCCAAGAGGCTGTATGCCCCGAGCCACCCCGATGCGGACGCCTCGGGGTACGTGGCCGTTCCAAACATCAATGTCATCGAAGAGATGGTCAACATGCTATCGGCCACCCGGTCCTATGAGGCCAACGTGACGGCCATCCAGTCGGCCAAGAGCATGGCCTTGAGGGCCCTGGAGATAGCAAGATAGGGGAGTGGAGCGTCATGAAGGAGATGAGGATTCATCCCTCCCAGACAGTGGCTGGAAAGCCCCTGAAAAGGGGGCAGGAACCTGCCAGAGGAGAGAAGTCCTTCGGGCAGATTCTCAAGGAGTCGATCGAGGAGGTCAATCGGCTCCAGGGAGCCGCGGACCATGCAATCGAGGAACTGACCGTGGGAGGGACCAAGAACATCCATGAGACCATGATCGCCCTGGAAAAGGCCGAGATCTCTTTCAAGCTCATGCTCCAGGTGCGGAACAAGATCCTCGAAGCCTACCACGAGGTGATGCGGATGAACGTGTAAGGAGGCGCCTGAAGGCGGGACCGGACGATGGCTTCACCAGGGCAGTTCTTCAGTCGATTGACCCATGGCTTCAAGGGCCTTTCTCCTATCCAGAGGGTGATCTTCGTCCTCGTGGTAGGTGGAGGATTGATCGGTGTGATTCTCCTGGGTGTCTGGGCCAATAGGCCGGAATATGGTCTTCTCTATTCCAAGCTTTCCGAGAAGGACGCGGCCAGTGTGGTCTCAAAGCTGAAGGAGATGAAGATCCCGTATCGTTTGGAAGGGGGCGGCCATTCGATTCTTGTTCCCTCGGACAAGATCTATGAAACCCGGCTCCAGCTCGCGGCCGGCGGGCTCCCCGAGGGAGGAGGGGTCGGCTTTGAGATCTTTGACAAGACGAACTTCGGGATGACCGAGTTTGTTCAGCGGCTGAACTACCAGCGGGCTCTCCAGGGAGAACTCTCCAGGACGATCACCGAGTTCCCGGAGGTTGAGACATGCAGGGTCCATCTCTCCATTCCCAAGAAGTCCCTCTTTGTGGAAGACCAGGAAGATGCCAGAGCCTCGGTGATCCTCAAACTCAAACAGGGGAGAAGTCTCAATCTCAACCAGGTCAGGGGGATCATACATCTCGTCGCGAGCAGTGCCGAGCGGCTCAGGCCGGAAAACATCACCGTTGTCGACACCGAGGGGCGTGTCCTCTCGGAGGGAGGAGACTCGGACCCTCTGGCCCGGTTGGGCCAGTCCCAACTGGAGTTTCAGAACAACCTGGAGCGTGCCCTCGAGAAGAGGGTCCAGTCCATGCTGGAGAAAGCCTTGGGGCCGAATCGGGCCATTGTCAGGGCTTCGGTGGATCTTGATTTCAAACAGATAGAGGAGACCGAAGAGACCTTCGACCCGGAGGCGCCTGTGGTGAGAAGCGAACAGCGGTCAGAGGAGAAGACCAGGGGTGGATATCCGGGGTCATCGGGAATTCCGGGTGTGCGCTCAAACGTCCCCCCTGGGCAGGGACCTGTCCGGACGGCGGGCTCCTCAAGCTTCCAGAAAATCAACGAGACCATAAACTACGAGATCAACCGCAAGACCCGACGGATTGTTCAACCCACCGGCCGGATCAAGAAGCTCTCCGTTGCTGTCCTGCTCGACGGATCATATCAGAAGGTGAAAGGGAAGGACGGCAGCATCGTTTCCAAGTATGTTCCCCGGACGGCCGAGGAGATGAAACGTTACGAGAGCATCGTGAAGAAAGCCGTGGGATACAATGCGGACCGGGGCGACCAAGTGGAGGTGGCCAATATCTCCTTTCAAAGGATGACCACAGGGGATGAGCAGCCGGACCCCTGGGTCGGGCTGGAGAGACAGCGATTCCTGTCGGGCCTCATCCGCCACGTTGTTACGCTCCTCTCTCTGGTGCTCTTCTTCGTTCTGATCCTGAGACCCATGGTGAGGTGGCTCACCGAAAGGCAAGGGGAGCTTGAAGCACGGCAGATGCTTCCCCACCGGGTTGAAGAACTCCAGGCCGGTGTTCCCCGTCTTGCCGGCCCGGAGGAATCCCCGAATCGTCAAAAACTGATCGAACTGGCCACGGCTGACCAAGAGAGA
It includes:
- a CDS encoding sigma-54-dependent Fis family transcriptional regulator, producing MEKNQILVVDDEGSMRLALSEALRRGGYAVDTAADGFDALQKFRTDRFHMVITDVKMPKMNGLDVLREIKRISPRTPVIMVTAYGTIQNAVDAMKEGASDYILKPFSYEDLESAVKRVMTTQGRGAEQGRGTLGSVRSKSRTIVTQNREMQKLLELARNIAPSNATVLIQGESGTGKELLARFIFENSPRRDKPFVAINCAAVPENLLESELFGHEKGSFTGAVSQRIGKFEMAHHGTILLDEIGEMSLQLQAKLLRVLQEFELDRIGGKGPISIDVRVIATTNEDLHRAVAEGRFREDLFYRLNVIPLTLPPLRERKEDIPLLVDHFLKKIAERGGPRREVVISQEGRALLLKYDWKGNVRELENFVERAALVCEDGVIYPRHFFLDGTVKPRTESRGVPVGSTLKEMERQLILKTLEEVEGNRTRAAKVLGISIRTLRNKLNEYRAEAGEKGEKFA
- the flgB gene encoding flagellar basal body rod protein FlgB, with amino-acid sequence MDIFDNTILLLREALNLRSARHEILAANIANGDTPGYRALDLAFEKELREAWVSSKGIALVKTNPRHISSALSPLSVAGRIEVGRPVSMGMDQNSVDMDREMVKLAENSLMYEATVQMLIKKFRYLKDAIREGR
- the flgC gene encoding flagellar basal body rod protein FlgC, whose amino-acid sequence is MDFFDSLDISASGLVAQRVRMNVIASNLANVETTRTAQGGPYRRQDVVFRAVPLSPSFGEAFRHALDGRLSEVEVVDIVTDRRPPKRLYAPSHPDADASGYVAVPNINVIEEMVNMLSATRSYEANVTAIQSAKSMALRALEIAR
- the fliE gene encoding flagellar hook-basal body complex protein FliE, which produces MRIHPSQTVAGKPLKRGQEPARGEKSFGQILKESIEEVNRLQGAADHAIEELTVGGTKNIHETMIALEKAEISFKLMLQVRNKILEAYHEVMRMNV
- the fliF gene encoding flagellar M-ring protein FliF, encoding MASPGQFFSRLTHGFKGLSPIQRVIFVLVVGGGLIGVILLGVWANRPEYGLLYSKLSEKDAASVVSKLKEMKIPYRLEGGGHSILVPSDKIYETRLQLAAGGLPEGGGVGFEIFDKTNFGMTEFVQRLNYQRALQGELSRTITEFPEVETCRVHLSIPKKSLFVEDQEDARASVILKLKQGRSLNLNQVRGIIHLVASSAERLRPENITVVDTEGRVLSEGGDSDPLARLGQSQLEFQNNLERALEKRVQSMLEKALGPNRAIVRASVDLDFKQIEETEETFDPEAPVVRSEQRSEEKTRGGYPGSSGIPGVRSNVPPGQGPVRTAGSSSFQKINETINYEINRKTRRIVQPTGRIKKLSVAVLLDGSYQKVKGKDGSIVSKYVPRTAEEMKRYESIVKKAVGYNADRGDQVEVANISFQRMTTGDEQPDPWVGLERQRFLSGLIRHVVTLLSLVLFFVLILRPMVRWLTERQGELEARQMLPHRVEELQAGVPRLAGPEESPNRQKLIELATADQERFARMVEAWLE